In a single window of the Geotrypetes seraphini chromosome 11, aGeoSer1.1, whole genome shotgun sequence genome:
- the LOC117369154 gene encoding protein-glutamine gamma-glutamyltransferase 6-like isoform X1 yields MSVKLAILKFDLQPALNKTEHHTDCYRSSELIVRRGQDFRITLTLNRAVKPEESILFTAETGPSPSESCNTKVTFPLSKPGTKGETWWATYESGDSNDLDVTVCSPTTAVIGYYRFSAKILSKSKTTLKSLNKFMLLFNPWASDDDVYMPKEEERQEYVLTDHGIIYVGHEKYIQERGWNYGQFETDILETSLAILDQSLNHCQDPALDCSQRSDPVYISRVVSAMINSNDDKGVLVGNWSGKYLGGISPLRWYGSTDILLKWYKRKFTSVKFGQCWVFAGVGCTVLRCLGIPARVVTNFSSAHDTNANLSIDEYYDHLGEPKKLSKDSIWNFHVWNEGWFARKDLGSAFDGWQVLDATPQEISEGIYCCGPTSVTAIKEGHVDLDYDAPFVYSEVNADRVFWIYYSDKKAERVYSDTRTVGQCISTKAVGSFQRMDVTNSYKYPEGSDMEREVHEKACAKLLELKDKQEKEKRPTRGPSSDEPTSPEVAGKFKLVKPPVFSQDINLMLILTNLTPASKNVRVNMDAHSILYTGQPLHEILKESKSATVGLKGEEHIPFDIPYSKYKKYLNNAEMMEVTAVCETEDGIKTLVRKDLCLESPPIDIKFTGKAIVNKPVDVEVTFVNPISVTVKDCVLVIEGSGLLEGQLKRSVPSLEPNELSRIQFEIVPSKSGPKQLLAGLTSKMFSDVKGFQGVEVAEAEPGHPA; encoded by the exons ATGAGTGTCAAGTTGGCCA TTCTAAAATTCGACCTACAGCCGGCTTTGAACAAGACCGAGCATCACACCGATTGTTACAGAAGTTCAGAGTTAATAGTGAGACGAGGGCAAGACTTCAGGATCACCCTGACGCTCAACAGGGCAGTGAAGCCTGAAGAAAGCATCTTGTTTACAGCCGAGACAG GTCCTTCTCCTTCAGAGTCTTGTAACACAAAGGTCACCTTCCCTCTCTCTAAGCCTGGAACCAAAGGCGAGACTTGGTGGGCTACTTATGAATCTGGTGATTCCAATGACTTGGATGTCACTGTCTGTAGCCCCACTACTGCTGTTATCGGATATTACAGATTCAGTGCTAAGATCCTCTCTAAGAGCAAGACAACCTTAAAAAGTCTCAATAAGTTCATGCTTCTCTTTAATCCTTGGGCTTCAG ATGATGACGTTTATATGCcgaaggaggaggagaggcaggaATACGTTCTGACCGACCATGGGATAATTTATGTTGGCCATGAAAAATATATTCAAGAGCGAGGATGGAACTATGGACAG TTTGAAACGGACATTTTGGAAACCAGCCTCGCCATATTAGATCAGAGCCTGAATCATTGCCAAGATCCGGCCTTAGATTGTTCCCAGAGGAGTGATCCTGTCTACATAAGCAGAGTCGTCAGTGCCATG aTAAACAGTAATGATGACAAAGGGGTTTTGGTTGGCAACTGGAGTGGTAAATATCTTGGTGGAATCAGCCCTCTCAGATGGTATGGAAGTACTGACATTCTTCTGAAGTGGTACAAAAGGAAATTTACAAGCGTTAAATTTGGCCAGTGCTGGGTCTTTGCTGGAGTAGGGTGCACAG TGCTCAGATGTTTGGGGATCCCTGCTCGTGTGGTCACAAACTTTTCCTCTGCTCACGACACAAATGCAAACCTCAGCATTGACGAGTACTATGATCATCTTGGGGAACCTAAAAAATTAAGCAAGGACAGCATTTG GAATTTTCATGTCTGGAATGAAGGTTGGTTTGCCAGAAAAGACCTTGGATCAGCCTTTGATGGATGGCAGGTTCTTGATGCAACTCCTCAAGAAATAAGTGAAG GAATATATTGTTGCGGTCCTACCTCAGTCACAGCCATCAAAGAAGGGCACGTGGACCTGGATTACGATGCGCCGTTTGTGTATTCAGAGGTGAACGCCGACCGTGTTTTCTGGATTTACTACAGCGATAAAAAAGCTGAAAGGGTTTACTCCGACACTCGGACAGTTGGACAGTGCATCAGCACCAAAGCAGTGGGAAGTTTTCAACGTATGGATGTTACAAATAGCTATAAATATCCAGAAG GATCAGATATGGAGAGAGAGGTGCATGAAAAAGCTTGTGCAAAGCTTCTGGAATTAAAAGACAAgcaggaaaaagagaaaaggcCCACTAGAGGCCCTAGCAGCGATGAGCCAACATCACCTGAGGTAGCGGGAAAGTTCAAGCTGGTCAAGCCCCCTGTCTTCAGTCAGGACATCAACTTAATGCTCATTCTCACCAATCTGACTCCTGCAAGCAAGAACGTAAGGGTGAACATGGACGCCCACTCAATCCTGTACACAGGTCAACCTCTGCACGAAATTCTGAAAGAGTCTAAATCTGCTACGGTCGGTCTCAAAGGAG AGGAACACATTCCATTTGACATTCCTTACTCGAAATATAAGAAGTACTTAAACAATGCAGAGATGATGGAGGTGACTGCTGTATGTGAAACAGAAGATGGCATTAAAACACTGGTGCGGAAAGACTTATGCCTGGAGAGTCCTCCCATAGACATCAAG TTTACGGGAAAAGCCATCGTGAACAAGCCAGTTGACGTGGAGGTCACATTCGTTAATCCTATCTCTGTGACGGTGAAAGACTGTGTCTTGGTAATAGAAGGCAGCGGTCTCCTCGAAGGACAGCTCAAGAGGAG CGTGCCATCCCTGGAGCCCAATGAACTTTCCAGAATCCAGTTTGAAATCGTCCCTTCGAAAAGTGGCCCCAAGCAGTTGCTAGCCGGCCTCACTTCCAAGATGTTTTCTGATGTTAAGGGGTTCCAGGGTGTCGAAGTAGCAGAAGCTGAACCTGGACACCCCGCCTAG
- the LOC117369154 gene encoding protein-glutamine gamma-glutamyltransferase 6-like isoform X2 translates to MSVKLAILKFDLQPALNKTEHHTDCYRSSELIVRRGQDFRITLTLNRAVKPEESILFTAETGPSPSESCNTKVTFPLSKPGTKGETWWATYESGDSNDLDVTVCSPTTAVIGYYRFSAKILSKSKTTLKSLNKFMLLFNPWASDDDVYMPKEEERQEYVLTDHGIIYVGHEKYIQERGWNYGQFETDILETSLAILDQSLNHCQDPALDCSQRSDPVYISRVVSAMINSNDDKGVLVGNWSGKYLGGISPLRWYGSTDILLKWYKRKFTSVKFGQCWVFAGVGCTVLRCLGIPARVVTNFSSAHDTNANLSIDEYYDHLGEPKKLSKDSIWNFHVWNEGWFARKDLGSAFDGWQVLDATPQEISEGIYCCGPTSVTAIKEGHVDLDYDAPFVYSEVNADRVFWIYYSDKKAERVYSDTRTVGQCISTKAVGSFQRMDVTNSYKYPEEEHIPFDIPYSKYKKYLNNAEMMEVTAVCETEDGIKTLVRKDLCLESPPIDIKFTGKAIVNKPVDVEVTFVNPISVTVKDCVLVIEGSGLLEGQLKRSVPSLEPNELSRIQFEIVPSKSGPKQLLAGLTSKMFSDVKGFQGVEVAEAEPGHPA, encoded by the exons ATGAGTGTCAAGTTGGCCA TTCTAAAATTCGACCTACAGCCGGCTTTGAACAAGACCGAGCATCACACCGATTGTTACAGAAGTTCAGAGTTAATAGTGAGACGAGGGCAAGACTTCAGGATCACCCTGACGCTCAACAGGGCAGTGAAGCCTGAAGAAAGCATCTTGTTTACAGCCGAGACAG GTCCTTCTCCTTCAGAGTCTTGTAACACAAAGGTCACCTTCCCTCTCTCTAAGCCTGGAACCAAAGGCGAGACTTGGTGGGCTACTTATGAATCTGGTGATTCCAATGACTTGGATGTCACTGTCTGTAGCCCCACTACTGCTGTTATCGGATATTACAGATTCAGTGCTAAGATCCTCTCTAAGAGCAAGACAACCTTAAAAAGTCTCAATAAGTTCATGCTTCTCTTTAATCCTTGGGCTTCAG ATGATGACGTTTATATGCcgaaggaggaggagaggcaggaATACGTTCTGACCGACCATGGGATAATTTATGTTGGCCATGAAAAATATATTCAAGAGCGAGGATGGAACTATGGACAG TTTGAAACGGACATTTTGGAAACCAGCCTCGCCATATTAGATCAGAGCCTGAATCATTGCCAAGATCCGGCCTTAGATTGTTCCCAGAGGAGTGATCCTGTCTACATAAGCAGAGTCGTCAGTGCCATG aTAAACAGTAATGATGACAAAGGGGTTTTGGTTGGCAACTGGAGTGGTAAATATCTTGGTGGAATCAGCCCTCTCAGATGGTATGGAAGTACTGACATTCTTCTGAAGTGGTACAAAAGGAAATTTACAAGCGTTAAATTTGGCCAGTGCTGGGTCTTTGCTGGAGTAGGGTGCACAG TGCTCAGATGTTTGGGGATCCCTGCTCGTGTGGTCACAAACTTTTCCTCTGCTCACGACACAAATGCAAACCTCAGCATTGACGAGTACTATGATCATCTTGGGGAACCTAAAAAATTAAGCAAGGACAGCATTTG GAATTTTCATGTCTGGAATGAAGGTTGGTTTGCCAGAAAAGACCTTGGATCAGCCTTTGATGGATGGCAGGTTCTTGATGCAACTCCTCAAGAAATAAGTGAAG GAATATATTGTTGCGGTCCTACCTCAGTCACAGCCATCAAAGAAGGGCACGTGGACCTGGATTACGATGCGCCGTTTGTGTATTCAGAGGTGAACGCCGACCGTGTTTTCTGGATTTACTACAGCGATAAAAAAGCTGAAAGGGTTTACTCCGACACTCGGACAGTTGGACAGTGCATCAGCACCAAAGCAGTGGGAAGTTTTCAACGTATGGATGTTACAAATAGCTATAAATATCCAGAAG AGGAACACATTCCATTTGACATTCCTTACTCGAAATATAAGAAGTACTTAAACAATGCAGAGATGATGGAGGTGACTGCTGTATGTGAAACAGAAGATGGCATTAAAACACTGGTGCGGAAAGACTTATGCCTGGAGAGTCCTCCCATAGACATCAAG TTTACGGGAAAAGCCATCGTGAACAAGCCAGTTGACGTGGAGGTCACATTCGTTAATCCTATCTCTGTGACGGTGAAAGACTGTGTCTTGGTAATAGAAGGCAGCGGTCTCCTCGAAGGACAGCTCAAGAGGAG CGTGCCATCCCTGGAGCCCAATGAACTTTCCAGAATCCAGTTTGAAATCGTCCCTTCGAAAAGTGGCCCCAAGCAGTTGCTAGCCGGCCTCACTTCCAAGATGTTTTCTGATGTTAAGGGGTTCCAGGGTGTCGAAGTAGCAGAAGCTGAACCTGGACACCCCGCCTAG
- the LOC117369154 gene encoding protein-glutamine gamma-glutamyltransferase 6-like isoform X3, which yields MSVKLAILKFDLQPALNKTEHHTDCYRSSELIVRRGQDFRITLTLNRAVKPEESILFTAETGPSPSESCNTKVTFPLSKPGTKGETWWATYESGDSNDLDVTVCSPTTAVIGYYRFSAKILSKSKTTLKSLNKFMLLFNPWASDDDVYMPKEEERQEYVLTDHGIIYVGHEKYIQERGWNYGQFETDILETSLAILDQSLNHCQDPALDCSQRSDPVYISRVVSAMINSNDDKGVLVGNWSGKYLGGISPLRWYGSTDILLKWYKRKFTSVKFGQCWVFAGVGCTVLRCLGIPARVVTNFSSAHDTNANLSIDEYYDHLGEPKKLSKDSIWNFHVWNEGWFARKDLGSAFDGWQVLDATPQEISEGIYCCGPTSVTAIKEGHVDLDYDAPFVYSEVNADRVFWIYYSDKKAERVYSDTRTVGQCISTKAVGSFQRMDVTNSYKYPEGSDMEREVHEKACAKLLELKDKQEKEKRPTRGPSSDEPTSPEVAGKFKLVKPPVFSQDINLMLILTNLTPASKNVRVNMDAHSILYTGQPLHEILKESKSATVGLKGVPFPMELNCEALCLCSNFSRGTHSI from the exons ATGAGTGTCAAGTTGGCCA TTCTAAAATTCGACCTACAGCCGGCTTTGAACAAGACCGAGCATCACACCGATTGTTACAGAAGTTCAGAGTTAATAGTGAGACGAGGGCAAGACTTCAGGATCACCCTGACGCTCAACAGGGCAGTGAAGCCTGAAGAAAGCATCTTGTTTACAGCCGAGACAG GTCCTTCTCCTTCAGAGTCTTGTAACACAAAGGTCACCTTCCCTCTCTCTAAGCCTGGAACCAAAGGCGAGACTTGGTGGGCTACTTATGAATCTGGTGATTCCAATGACTTGGATGTCACTGTCTGTAGCCCCACTACTGCTGTTATCGGATATTACAGATTCAGTGCTAAGATCCTCTCTAAGAGCAAGACAACCTTAAAAAGTCTCAATAAGTTCATGCTTCTCTTTAATCCTTGGGCTTCAG ATGATGACGTTTATATGCcgaaggaggaggagaggcaggaATACGTTCTGACCGACCATGGGATAATTTATGTTGGCCATGAAAAATATATTCAAGAGCGAGGATGGAACTATGGACAG TTTGAAACGGACATTTTGGAAACCAGCCTCGCCATATTAGATCAGAGCCTGAATCATTGCCAAGATCCGGCCTTAGATTGTTCCCAGAGGAGTGATCCTGTCTACATAAGCAGAGTCGTCAGTGCCATG aTAAACAGTAATGATGACAAAGGGGTTTTGGTTGGCAACTGGAGTGGTAAATATCTTGGTGGAATCAGCCCTCTCAGATGGTATGGAAGTACTGACATTCTTCTGAAGTGGTACAAAAGGAAATTTACAAGCGTTAAATTTGGCCAGTGCTGGGTCTTTGCTGGAGTAGGGTGCACAG TGCTCAGATGTTTGGGGATCCCTGCTCGTGTGGTCACAAACTTTTCCTCTGCTCACGACACAAATGCAAACCTCAGCATTGACGAGTACTATGATCATCTTGGGGAACCTAAAAAATTAAGCAAGGACAGCATTTG GAATTTTCATGTCTGGAATGAAGGTTGGTTTGCCAGAAAAGACCTTGGATCAGCCTTTGATGGATGGCAGGTTCTTGATGCAACTCCTCAAGAAATAAGTGAAG GAATATATTGTTGCGGTCCTACCTCAGTCACAGCCATCAAAGAAGGGCACGTGGACCTGGATTACGATGCGCCGTTTGTGTATTCAGAGGTGAACGCCGACCGTGTTTTCTGGATTTACTACAGCGATAAAAAAGCTGAAAGGGTTTACTCCGACACTCGGACAGTTGGACAGTGCATCAGCACCAAAGCAGTGGGAAGTTTTCAACGTATGGATGTTACAAATAGCTATAAATATCCAGAAG GATCAGATATGGAGAGAGAGGTGCATGAAAAAGCTTGTGCAAAGCTTCTGGAATTAAAAGACAAgcaggaaaaagagaaaaggcCCACTAGAGGCCCTAGCAGCGATGAGCCAACATCACCTGAGGTAGCGGGAAAGTTCAAGCTGGTCAAGCCCCCTGTCTTCAGTCAGGACATCAACTTAATGCTCATTCTCACCAATCTGACTCCTGCAAGCAAGAACGTAAGGGTGAACATGGACGCCCACTCAATCCTGTACACAGGTCAACCTCTGCACGAAATTCTGAAAGAGTCTAAATCTGCTACGGTCGGTCTCAAAGGAG tccCATTTCCCATGGAGCTCAACTGTGAAGCATTATGCCTATGTTCAAATTTTTCCAGAGGAACACATTCCATTTGA